In bacterium 336/3, the following proteins share a genomic window:
- a CDS encoding quinol:cytochrome C oxidoreductase, with product MATHTSDTKKYLVGIYDHEETIVSAVKKVQNDGVKVDEVYSPHPIHHIDVYIGHPRTKIPIAAFMFGATGTILAITMITFMMKIDWPMIIGGKNTFYPPTMVPVSFEATVLIAALGMVATFLVSNTMGPGKTEFMFDRRTTDDKYALVVDLDKNTKSIEEIESILEKHGACEKPKVVER from the coding sequence ATGGCAACACATACTTCAGATACAAAGAAATATTTAGTAGGCATTTACGATCACGAAGAAACAATCGTGAGTGCTGTGAAAAAAGTACAAAATGATGGTGTAAAAGTGGATGAAGTATATTCTCCACATCCTATTCACCATATTGATGTATATATAGGGCATCCAAGGACAAAAATACCTATTGCAGCCTTTATGTTTGGAGCAACAGGTACTATACTTGCCATCACCATGATTACTTTCATGATGAAAATTGACTGGCCTATGATTATAGGTGGTAAAAATACATTTTATCCTCCTACAATGGTTCCTGTAAGTTTTGAAGCTACAGTTCTAATCGCTGCCTTGGGTATGGTAGCTACCTTTTTAGTTTCTAATACAATGGGACCTGGCAAGACTGAATTCATGTTTGATCGTCGTACAACTGACGATAAATATGCTTTGGTAGTTGATTTAGATAAAAATACAAAAAGTATTGAAGAAATTGAATCTATCTTAGAGAAACATGGAGCTTGCGAAAAGCCCAAAGTTGTAGAAAGATAA